In the genome of Phlebotomus papatasi isolate M1 chromosome 2, Ppap_2.1, whole genome shotgun sequence, one region contains:
- the LOC129803213 gene encoding cationic amino acid transporter 3 isoform X1, translating to MRCDHAYETLRRKKPLAETISATTKLAKVLTTLDLTALGIGSTLGVGVYVLAGEVSKTTAGPAVVISFAIAAIASIFAGLCYAEFGARVPKAGSAYIYSYVTIGEFIAFVIGWNLVLEYAIGSASVVKGLSTYLDSLIDHVMSDAFKSFASMNAGALGDYVDFFAFGATMVFSIALALGVRESVSINNIFTLTNLAVVLYVVVTGAFRADPANWSIPPEDVPTDRDQDFGQGGFAPYGFAGIIKGAAICFYGFIGFDCIATASEEARNPRRSIPLSIIISLSVIFVAYFSISTIITMMLPYFDQDVNAPLPHVFRYYGWTVAQYIVSVGAIFGLCASLMGAMFPLPRVIYAMSIDGLIFEFMGRIHPRFKTPLIGTLVAGFLTGTLAAIFNLDQLVSMMSIGTLLAYSMVAGCVLLLRYEVDDPSSKGSGFSLGQFLNIEKLNAPTRFTSGLVTWSVTIYCVWCLGLSLVITQLEDYIDQWYSILMICVFGILIILTLLMISRQPRSSREITFTVPLVPWLPGLSILINIYLMTQLDVMTWIRFGVWILAGLIIYFTYGIWHSGMRFKATSNSNTSLATESRSNLVIEEQSLPDGTLATRL from the exons ATGAGGTGTGATCATGCTTACGAGACACTACGGAGGAAGAAACCCCTCGCCGAGACCATAAGTGCTACAACGAAGTTGGCAAAAGTTCTCACAACCCTAGATCTCACGGCATTAGGGATCGGTAGCACCTTAGGTGTAGGTGTTTATGTGCTTGCTGGTGAGGTCAGTAAGACAACAGCAGGGCCTGCTGTGGTTATCAGCTTTGCCATCGCGGCTATTGCATCAATTTTCGCAGGACTGTGTTATGCCGAATTTGGGGCGCGCGTGCCTAAGGCAGGTTCTGCCTACATCTACAGCTATGTGACCATTGGCGAGTTTATAGCATTTGTTATCGGATGGAATTTAGTGTTGGAGTACGCAATTG GATCTGCAAGTGTGGTCAAAGGCCTTAGTACATACTTAGACTCCCTAATCGATCATGTCATGAGTGATGCCTTTAAGTCTTTTGCTTCAATGAACGCCGGTGCGCTTGGTGACTATGTGGACTTTTTTGCCTTTGGGGCCACAATGGTTTTTTCAATTGCCTTGGCATTGGGCGTCAGGGAATCTGTGTCCATCAACAACATCTTCACCCTCACTAACCTAGCTGTTGTGCTTTATGTTGTGGTAACTGGAGCATTTCGTGCGGATCCAGCTAACTGGAGTATCCCACCTGAAGATGTACCAACAGACCGTGATCAAGATTTTGGGCAAGGTGGTTTTGCTCCCTATGGCTTTGCAGGAATTATCAAAGGTGCAGCTATATGTTTCTACGGCTTCATTGGATTTGACTGCATTGCCACAGCTAGTGAGGAAGCTCGTAATCCTCGTCGCTCAATCCCATTGTCAATCATCATTTCGCTGAGTGTGATCTTTGTGGCATACTTTTCTATCTCTACGATCATCACAATGATGCTGCCGTATTTCGATCAGGATGTCAATGCTCCATTGCCACATGTCTTCAGGTACTATGGTTGGACTGTGGCGCAGTACATTGTGAGTGTAGGTGCGATCTTTGGACTTTGTGCCAGTCTCATGGGTGCAATGTTTCCCTTACCTCGTGTCATCTACGCCATGTCCATCGATGGACTGATCTTTGAGTTTATGGGACGCATCCATCCGCGATTCAAAACACCCTTAATCGGGACACTTGTAGCGGGTTTTCTTACTGGAACTCTAGCAGCGATCTTTAA TCTAGATCAACTGGTTTCCATGATGTCCATTGGAACTCTTTTGGCATATTCAATGGTAGCTGGATGTGTCCTTCTTCTGCGATATGAAGTAGATGATCCATCTTCCAAGGGCTCAGGCTTTTCGCTTGGACAGTTCCTCAATATAGAGAAACTCAATGCTCCAACAAGGTTTACATCAGGCCTAGTTACATGGTCTGTTACTATCTACTGTGTGTGGTGTTTAGGATTATCTTTAGTGATCACACAGCTTGAAGACTACATAGATCAGTG GTATTCTATTCTTATGATATGCGTATTTGGCATTCTAATCATCTTGACTCTCCTTATGATAAGCCGACAACCAAGATCTAGCCGAGAGATTACCTTCACAGTTCCTCTGGTTCCATGGCTTCCTGGCCTCTCCATTCTCATTAACATATACTTAATGACTCAATTGGATGTGATGACATGGATCAGATTTGGAGTGTGGATCCTTGCAGGCCTTATCATCTACTTTACCTATGGCATTTGGCACAGCGGCATGAGATTCAAGGCAACGTCTAACTCTAACACATCCTTAGCTACAGAAAGCCGAAGTAACTTAGTTATAGAAGAACAATCCCTCCCTGATGGTACTCTTGCCACCAGGCtctaa
- the LOC129803262 gene encoding uncharacterized protein LOC129803262: MRFLLVTLCVAVVFAPALGKPFGDFFGGITDTLGGLADTAGDLVETGLNTVTDVAEGVVDTGMEVVGGVTETVQGLADQLNGVLSGITDAAGNTLQAVTDSAGNLVVEITDLAGNTVQVVLNVVDGVVTGVADVVGTVTESIQTTLDQLSSTISGAADTATDAADTAIDAATDAAGTATDVATDAAGTATDVATDAAGTAIDVATDAAGTATDVATDGANTATDVLTESGVPAEK, from the exons ATGCGTTTCCTGCTTGTGACTCTCTGCGTAGCCGTGGTGTTCGCACCAGCCCTTG gaaaacctTTTGGGGACTTTTTTGGAGGAATTACTGATACTCTTGGAGGACTTGCTGATACCGCTGGAGACCTTGTCGAAACTGGCTTAAATACTGTTACAGATGTTGCGGAAGGAGTAGTAGACACTGGTATGGAAGTTGTGGGGGGAGTAACTGAAACTGTTCAAGGCCTTGCTGATCAGCTTAACGGAGTTCTGTCTGGTATCACCGATGCTGCTGGAAACACCCTTCAGGCTGTTACTGATTCTGCTGGAAATCTCGTGGTCGAAATCACCGATCTTGCTGGAAACACTGTGCAAGTGGTTCTTAATGTTGTAGATGGTGTGGTAACTGGTGTTGCTGATGTTGTGGGAACCGTAACTGAGAGTATCCAAACGACTCTTGATCAATTGTCCTCCACTATCAGCGGAGCTGCTGATACTGCCACAGATGCCGCTGATACCGCTATCGATGCTGCCACCGATGCCGCTGGTACCGCTACCGATGTTGCCACCGATGCCGCTGGCACCGCTACCGATGTTGCCACCGATGCCGCTGGCACCGCTATCGATGTTGCCACCGATGCCGCTGGCACCGCTACCGATGTTGCCACCGATGGTGCTAATACCGCTACCGATGTTCTCACTGAAAGTGGCGTGCCTGCTGAAAAGTAA
- the LOC129803213 gene encoding cationic amino acid transporter 3 isoform X2 encodes MRCDHAYETLRRKKPLAETISATTKLAKVLTTLDLTALGIGSTLGVGVYVLAGEVSKTTAGPAVVISFAIAAIASIFAGLCYAEFGARVPKAGSAYIYSYVTIGEFIAFVIGWNLVLEYAIGSASVVKGLSTYLDSLIDHVMSDAFKSFASMNAGALGDYVDFFAFGATMVFSIALALGVRESVSINNIFTLTNLAVVLYVVVTGAFRADPANWSIPPEDVPTDRDQDFGQGGFAPYGFAGIIKGAAICFYGFIGFDCIATASEEARNPRRSIPLSIIISLSVIFVAYFSISTIITMMLPYFDQDVNAPLPHVFRYYGWTVAQYIVSVGAIFGLCASLMGAMFPLPRVIYAMSIDGLIFEFMGRIHPRFKTPLIGTLVAGFLTGTLAAIFNLDQLVSMMSIGTLLAYSMVAGCVLLLRYEVDDPSSKGSGFSLGQFLNIEKLNAPTRFTSGLVTWSVTIYCVWCLGLSLVITQLEDYIDQCRQPRSSREITFTVPLVPWLPGLSILINIYLMTQLDVMTWIRFGVWILAGLIIYFTYGIWHSGMRFKATSNSNTSLATESRSNLVIEEQSLPDGTLATRL; translated from the exons ATGAGGTGTGATCATGCTTACGAGACACTACGGAGGAAGAAACCCCTCGCCGAGACCATAAGTGCTACAACGAAGTTGGCAAAAGTTCTCACAACCCTAGATCTCACGGCATTAGGGATCGGTAGCACCTTAGGTGTAGGTGTTTATGTGCTTGCTGGTGAGGTCAGTAAGACAACAGCAGGGCCTGCTGTGGTTATCAGCTTTGCCATCGCGGCTATTGCATCAATTTTCGCAGGACTGTGTTATGCCGAATTTGGGGCGCGCGTGCCTAAGGCAGGTTCTGCCTACATCTACAGCTATGTGACCATTGGCGAGTTTATAGCATTTGTTATCGGATGGAATTTAGTGTTGGAGTACGCAATTG GATCTGCAAGTGTGGTCAAAGGCCTTAGTACATACTTAGACTCCCTAATCGATCATGTCATGAGTGATGCCTTTAAGTCTTTTGCTTCAATGAACGCCGGTGCGCTTGGTGACTATGTGGACTTTTTTGCCTTTGGGGCCACAATGGTTTTTTCAATTGCCTTGGCATTGGGCGTCAGGGAATCTGTGTCCATCAACAACATCTTCACCCTCACTAACCTAGCTGTTGTGCTTTATGTTGTGGTAACTGGAGCATTTCGTGCGGATCCAGCTAACTGGAGTATCCCACCTGAAGATGTACCAACAGACCGTGATCAAGATTTTGGGCAAGGTGGTTTTGCTCCCTATGGCTTTGCAGGAATTATCAAAGGTGCAGCTATATGTTTCTACGGCTTCATTGGATTTGACTGCATTGCCACAGCTAGTGAGGAAGCTCGTAATCCTCGTCGCTCAATCCCATTGTCAATCATCATTTCGCTGAGTGTGATCTTTGTGGCATACTTTTCTATCTCTACGATCATCACAATGATGCTGCCGTATTTCGATCAGGATGTCAATGCTCCATTGCCACATGTCTTCAGGTACTATGGTTGGACTGTGGCGCAGTACATTGTGAGTGTAGGTGCGATCTTTGGACTTTGTGCCAGTCTCATGGGTGCAATGTTTCCCTTACCTCGTGTCATCTACGCCATGTCCATCGATGGACTGATCTTTGAGTTTATGGGACGCATCCATCCGCGATTCAAAACACCCTTAATCGGGACACTTGTAGCGGGTTTTCTTACTGGAACTCTAGCAGCGATCTTTAA TCTAGATCAACTGGTTTCCATGATGTCCATTGGAACTCTTTTGGCATATTCAATGGTAGCTGGATGTGTCCTTCTTCTGCGATATGAAGTAGATGATCCATCTTCCAAGGGCTCAGGCTTTTCGCTTGGACAGTTCCTCAATATAGAGAAACTCAATGCTCCAACAAGGTTTACATCAGGCCTAGTTACATGGTCTGTTACTATCTACTGTGTGTGGTGTTTAGGATTATCTTTAGTGATCACACAGCTTGAAGACTACATAGATCAGTG CCGACAACCAAGATCTAGCCGAGAGATTACCTTCACAGTTCCTCTGGTTCCATGGCTTCCTGGCCTCTCCATTCTCATTAACATATACTTAATGACTCAATTGGATGTGATGACATGGATCAGATTTGGAGTGTGGATCCTTGCAGGCCTTATCATCTACTTTACCTATGGCATTTGGCACAGCGGCATGAGATTCAAGGCAACGTCTAACTCTAACACATCCTTAGCTACAGAAAGCCGAAGTAACTTAGTTATAGAAGAACAATCCCTCCCTGATGGTACTCTTGCCACCAGGCtctaa
- the LOC129803263 gene encoding uncharacterized protein LOC129803263: MRFLLVTLCVAVVFAPALGKPFGDFFGGITDTLGGLADTAGDLVETGLNTVTDVAEGVVDTGMEVVGGVTETVQGLADQVTGVLSGITDAAGNTLQAVTDSAGNLVVEITDLAGNTVQVVLNVVDGVVTGVADVVGTVTESIQTTLDQLSSTISGAAGTVTDAADTAIDAATDAAGTATDVATDAAGTATDVATDAAGTATNVATDAAGTATDVATDGANTATDVLTESGVPAEK; the protein is encoded by the exons ATGCGTTTCCTGCTTGTGACTCTCTGCGTAGCCGTGGTGTTCGCACCAGCCCTTG gaaaacctTTTGGGGACTTTTTTGGAGGAATTACTGATACTCTTGGAGGACTTGCTGATACCGCTGGAGACCTTGTCGAAACTGGCTTAAATACTGTTACAGATGTTGCGGAAGGAGTAGTAGACACTGGTATGGAAGTTGTGGGGGGAGTAACTGAAACTGTTCAAGGCCTTGCTGATCAGGTTACCGGAGTTCTGTCTGGTATCACCGATGCTGCTGGAAACACCCTTCAGGCTGTTACTGATTCTGCTGGAAATCTCGTGGTCGAAATCACCGATCTTGCTGGAAACACTGTGCAAGTGGTTCTTAATGTTGTAGATGGTGTGGTTACTGGTGTTGCTGATGTTGTGGGAACCGTAACTGAGAGTATCCAAACGACTCTTGATCAATTGTCCTCCACTATCAGCGGAGCTGCTGGTACTGTCACAGATGCCGCTGATACCGCTATCGATGCTGCCACCGATGCCGCTGGTACCGCTACCGATGTTGCCACCGATGCCGCTGGCACCGCTACCGATGTTGCCACCGATGCCGCTGGCACCGCTACCAATGTTGCCACCGATGCCGCTGGCACCGCTACCGATGTTGCCACCGATGGTGCTAATACCGCTACCGATGTTCTCACTGAAAGTGGCGTGCCTGCTGAAAAGTAA